CCAGATCAGCAAAGAAAAAGGCATCGACCGCGCCCTCATTATCGAGGCTGTCGAAGAGGCGATGAAATCGGCTGCTCACAAGACCTACGGCGCCGAGCTCAACATTGACGCCACTTACAACCCGGAGAGCGGCTCGGTCGATATGTACCGAGTGCACACAGTAGTTGAAGAAGTGGCGGATCCCGACAACGAAATTTCGCTGGGGTACGCGCGGTCGGACATTGACCAGGAAGCGGAAATCGGCGACGAGCTGATGGAAGAGATCGATTCGGCGCCTCTGGGCAGGATCGCTGCCCAGGCGGCTAAGCAGAATATCGTTCAGAAAGTCAGGGATTACGAGCGTTCGATCATATACGGAGAGTTCAAGGAGCAGGAAGGCTCCGTGATCTCGGGGGTCGTGCTGCGGTTTGAAAGACGCAACCTCGTCGTCCAACTCCGTCCAAACGTGGAAGCGATACTGCCCGAGAGAGAGCAGATTCCGAGGGAGCGTTACCGTCAGCAGGAGCGGGTTCGCGCCGTCATCAAGGAAGTCAACGACACGCTGCGCGGCACGCAGATCGTTCTCTCGCGTACCGCACCGGAGCTCGTTGCTAAGCTGTTTGAACAGGAAGTCCCGGAAGTCTACGAAGGCATCGTCGAGATCAAGGACGTGGTTCGTGAGCCAGGTGGACGCGCCAAGATCTCGGTGATTTCTAAAGACAGCGACGTAGACCCCGTTGGTGCCTGCGTGGGCATGCGAGGCAATCGCGTGCAGGCGGTGGTCCAGGAGCTGCGGGGAGAACGAATAGACATCGTCCCATGGACACCTGACGAAACGGAGTTTGTCTGCCGTGCTCTTTCGCCGGCCAAGGTCTCACGCATTGTCATCGATGAAGAAGCACACGCCATGGAAGTGGTCGTTCCCGACGCGGAACTTGCCCTGGCCATCGGTCGCAAGGGGCAGAATATCCGCCTCGCCGCGCGCCTGTCGGGCTGGAAGCTGGATGTCCTCGGTGACGCGGACTACGAGCGACGCTTGAGGGAATCTAGGCTTTCTTTGCAAGGTGTGGACGGACTCGGCGAATTACAGGCGGAAATCCTGTTGGGCGACGGCTACAAGTCGGCCGCGGAGTTGGCCACCAGCTCTGCAGCGGACGTTGCCGTTGCGCTCAGTATAGAGGAAGAAGCCGCCGCGGGTTTTCTCGCCAGCGCGACGATTGCAGCCGAAGAACAACGCAGGACCAGCATGGTAAGGCGCGTGGCGGCCGCGATCAGCGACGCGGTGGAAGCCGTTAACGATGCAGAGAAGGCCCGGCTCGTCGAAGAAGAGCGCGCTGCCAGCGAAGAGTCGGCCGAGGGCGAATCTGCCGGTAGCGAAGCCGCCGGTAGCGAAGCCGCCGCGAAAGAGAAAACGAGCAATGACGAGCCTGACAAGGGAGCAGCCTCCTAGTGAGCAGGCTGAGTCATACACCGCAGCGTACCTGCGTAGGTTGCGGCCAGCGCGATGCCCCGGGGCAGATGCTGCGCTTTGGACAAGACGGCGCAGGCGGGCTGGCAATAGTGGTGGAACCGATCAGCGGTCGAACTGCGTACCTGCACCGCACGCTCGAGTGCCGGGCAGGGCTGGTCAAGCGTCGCACGGTGAATCGATCGTTGCGCACTGGTATTGCCGCGGATCAGAAATCCCGTTTCGTACGGGATCTTGAGGCGATGCCGGAAAGCGGCGCGCAAGGGGAGGAGCTTAGCTGATGGCCAAGCAACGCATCAGTCAGTACGCAAAAGAATGGGGCGTAAAGTCGAAAGCCGTGATCGAGCGGCTTGAGAAAATGGGCGTGAAGGGCAAGCGCGCCCAGAGTGGCATCGAAGACTCGGAAGCCGAGCGGGTTCGACATGAAATGGGGCTCGACGCGCAAGATGTCGCCGACGTTACGGGGGAGACCACGGAGCAGGTTGTCGAGGTAAAGGAAGACGGTGGCGGTGGCCGGGTGACCGCGCTCGATACCGTGACCCGCAAGCGCCTCAGGGGTGGGTCGCTACTCAGACGCACACGTCGCAAGCGCCTGGCGGAAGGGGATGCCGAAGCTGCGGCGCCTGCCTTTTCGGTGGCTTCCAATGCTCGCGCTGTGACAGCATCTCTCGACACCGATGCGGGCGCATTGGCGGTTGCTTTCGCGAGTGGACCCTTTGCTGAAGCCCATTCCTCGCTTTCTGTCGTTCCCTCGTTGGAGCAGGAACCCGAAGTAGTGGCCCCGATTGGGTTGCCCTTGCTTGATTCTGAAACAACTCCCGAGTCATCGGAAGACGGCCCAGGGCTGGCTGCGACTGCCGAGTTCGACATCGAGGATGACGGTGGGCTTGTCAGCAAGGACCTGTCCGATGACGGCACCGCCGCTGAAACCGGTAGCGAGACAGCTGCAGTAGAAGCCGAGGAGCACGCA
This genomic stretch from Candidatus Binatota bacterium harbors:
- the nusA gene encoding transcription termination factor NusA — protein: MEFDIKHAIDQISKEKGIDRALIIEAVEEAMKSAAHKTYGAELNIDATYNPESGSVDMYRVHTVVEEVADPDNEISLGYARSDIDQEAEIGDELMEEIDSAPLGRIAAQAAKQNIVQKVRDYERSIIYGEFKEQEGSVISGVVLRFERRNLVVQLRPNVEAILPEREQIPRERYRQQERVRAVIKEVNDTLRGTQIVLSRTAPELVAKLFEQEVPEVYEGIVEIKDVVREPGGRAKISVISKDSDVDPVGACVGMRGNRVQAVVQELRGERIDIVPWTPDETEFVCRALSPAKVSRIVIDEEAHAMEVVVPDAELALAIGRKGQNIRLAARLSGWKLDVLGDADYERRLRESRLSLQGVDGLGELQAEILLGDGYKSAAELATSSAADVAVALSIEEEAAAGFLASATIAAEEQRRTSMVRRVAAAISDAVEAVNDAEKARLVEEERAASEESAEGESAGSEAAGSEAAAKEKTSNDEPDKGAAS
- a CDS encoding YlxR family protein, with the translated sequence MSRLSHTPQRTCVGCGQRDAPGQMLRFGQDGAGGLAIVVEPISGRTAYLHRTLECRAGLVKRRTVNRSLRTGIAADQKSRFVRDLEAMPESGAQGEELS